The genome window TATTCAATCCCTCTATGTATCCTCCTggatatgtaaaaaaaaaatcggtgATATGGTGGATggcttaagaaaaataaataaataaggagatGGCAAAGAAATGAAGTCATGTTAAGATGTGCATCTTTCCTGTTATAACCCATAACAGTGTGAATGAGTTCATTAAAACTTGCACTTCTTGACTATTGCTTTTTCCAGAAAAATGGCTTGCTAGGTTATTTGTTACACCACATGTGCTGTTGCCACTTGGCAgacttattttatttcattaaacaGTTTATCTGGATATTTGTAAAATGTCCTACTGATCAACTCCTCTACCGTGTGCTTTTTTCTTCAAACGCAGCtaaaaagagaaacaaacatGTTGAGAGAGTCACAATCTGAAAGCTTTGAGCTGATTAgggtaatatttatttattggttacttgatgaatttatttaatttatttcatatctAAGTTTGGTTTATTATATCTGATATCTTTTAGAAGCTCAAACTTATGGAGATGTGTGACATGGGTTAGTGTCCATAATCCTGCCCCTTCCCCTGATGCCACATCCCCTATGAATAGAATAGCTCATTGATAAGTCTCTTATAAAATACTACTGCAATGAAACACTGAGGCTTGAAGAATTTAACTTCTCTTGCAAACTATCTGATatctccttttctttctttctttttttttgtgcatgtgtgtgtgtgtgtgttttgggTACAGAGATTAGAGTTACATGTGAGAACATTATCTGAAGCCCGCTCCGAAGACGAGAAACACATCCAAGAGTTGGAAAGAGAGCTGAGGAACTGTTCTCAAGAAATAGGTAGTGGTGCCCATTTAGCTTCTATTTCACTATACTCATTGGCTTACATTATTAACTCGTTTTGGATGATACTCACTTTCGATTAGAGTTTCTTTCTGTGTGGAAGCTGTTAAGAATTGTCATCAGAAGATTGAGGAGAGGAAGAAAAACACAGAATCATACCCTAGGATTGGCTTCTGCGTGTTTTTATTTGTACTACTATCTCATGAGATACCATGCTTTTTTTATCACCCTAGAACTCTTTGGAAACGAACATTTATATGCAACATCAAATTTTTGGTTACCTTTGTCCTAATTTGTTAGCTCTGTAACTCTGATCTGTTGAGGACTACAACTACATGAGATTTGATGAATACCGTGATAGCCATAATAATCTTGTAATGCGTCTTTATTCTATTCAAGAGTACTTTTCATCCATgcatttattttcaagaaaaacatATTGATTGTGAGAATTCTTGAAATTTAATGGATGAAGAACTGCAGTATATTCCTGATTTGAGGCTCTAGGATTGTCTTATTTGGCTTAACCTAATAACAGTCTTCCTCGTAGATTACCTGCAGGATCAACTAAATGCAAGGGATGCAGAGGTGAAGTGTCTGGGTGAGCATGTACACAGCCTTGAGTTAAAACTAGCAGACAAGGATAATTTAGAGGATATGGTTGGCAGGTTAATGCAGGAACTGAAGAGGTCAAATTCAGAGTGCATGCTCTTGATGCAGGAATTGGAGAACAAAGAAGTGGAGTTGCAAATGTCTAGTCTGTGCATAGATAAACTAGAGGAGTCTATTTCATCTGTAACATTAGAGTTTCAATGTGAAATGGAAAGCATGAAGCTTGAAATGATTACCTTAGAGCAGAGCTGCTTTGAAGCTAAAAAATTACAGGATGAAGCCAgtgaagaaaaaactaaaatgaatggGTTGATTCAAGAGTTTCAGGTCCAGCTTCAGGATGCACAGAAAATGATCGAGTGTTTggataaggaaaataaagaacTTAGGGGAAAGCTTAAAACATCTGAAATGGATGCCATCTTACTTCGTCAAAAGATCAAGGAACATTCAGAAGAATGGCTGGAAAACAAGGATGAATCTGAATTAAAAACTCAGTCTTCTTCTGGTGAATTAGAGAGCAAATTTAACCTATCAACAGAAATGAGGTTAGTTACAACTTACTATTGTTTTTGGTTTATCATTTTAATGTGTAAGCTTATCATTTCTAGTGAACTATGTTATATAATTGCATGATGATGGGAAAAGAGATGTGCCTTTCTGATTGTTAAGTTTGATGGTCACTTAATTCTCACTTGAAGAATTTCATTTAGAGCATTATCTAATCTAGTTATACTAGCCCCAGAGACATCATCTGCTTTGGATTGTCAGAAAGATAATTTGTTAACCAGCACATTCTGCTGATTGGATAGTCAGTTATTCTTAGTTTGTCTTTGGTGGAGCCATTGATTGATGGTTTATCACCAATGTGGACAGTTTCATTTTAGATGTAACAAGTAACCGTCAGAAATGTGCAAGTACCGCTTTCATACCTGTAATTAATTTTTGCATTAGGTACTTGCGCCTGTTTTGATGATGTGAAGACCACATCCTGTTTTAGATGGTTGGCACAAACATGCAAATACTGATTTAGGAAAAAATTTTGACTTAAGAAACAAGAAGGAAATTTTGATTGAGGAATGAAACATGTTCCTACTGCTAAATCATACAGTGAAGGTAACAAAGATTTTcaataaatcaaaaatcaatGAAGATAAGAAAGAAATTGAGTAGCTCATAAATCATTATTCTCAATATGTAATCTCTCATTGACTTCTGTTGCCTTTTTTCTGTGCCAATGCTTATGGCCATAAACTTGACTCCTGCAATTCTTAACCTAGATTCAACAAAGAGGCATCAAATACGTCCAGTTAAATAATTCTTGCCAAGGTTGTGTTCAGAATGAAACCTCCTACTAAGTTTTGTTTGCTAAGTCCTGTTAAGTATTAATAATAGTATaggttttatatattttgttttggcaTCTATCCCAGTTACTTCCTTATTAGTATTTCAATTCTATTTTGAAGCACTAGTGCGGAAGTTTTGGTTCCTTTGTTTCCAAAGTTGGCAGTATCAGCAACATCAGATGTAGGTTTGAAGGAGAAGATGGAGAAGATGTCACATCAAATCCATGGCTATGAACTTCTTGTGAAGCAGCTCAAGGTACGATGATCCATGGCATGTTTGACTTGGACAATGTTTTGAGAGATCAACCTATGATCCAATGGTTTATCTTGTCAACAGAACATCATGTTGTATTTCTTTTAGTTGTACAAAAGAAACCTTAATTTCCTTAGACAGCATCCCTCCATGAGAACTCATAGGACTCTAGCAGGTATATAAATAATTCAACTCTATGTTGAAAATGAGACTTAAGGCAGCTTGTTTCTGAACAAGGTCTTTGTTTAATTCCAAGATATATACTTcatttcaatttgaagatgttgatatgtgAATTCTGAAAGTCATAATGAAAATGATTGCTAGGAAGAATTGAGAGAAGAAAAGTTGAAAGCAAAGGAAGAAGCAGAGGACCTAGCTCAAGAAATGGCTGAGTTAAGGTACCAAATTACAGGTATGCTTGAAGAAGAGTGCAAACGCCGTGCTTGCATTGAACAAGCATCTTTACAGAGAATAGCTGAGTTAGAGGCACAggtattgattttttatatttgctaattttttttccctctctaaGAAgcgattttattttataatcttgAAAAAACTTTCCTGTTTCTGTGATCAAGATTCAGAAAGAACAAACGAAATCCTATGCTGCTATCAGGCGTTTCCGTGAAGCATAGGAACTGGCTGTACAGATGTTGTGAGGCCCACCTTTCGGAGCATTTCTCAATAGGTTTATTTCCAGCTCATCTTCATCGAATTGCCTGTAAAGTTCTTCATAGCCATAAATAGCACTTAACAGAATCAGTGCACTCATTTTCACATCAGAGCGATTTTTGTTCACCTAAAGGTGGTGgtttatatctttaaaacttACCAAAATACCACTTGCTCCCTGCATCAACTGAGTATAAGGCCATATTCAATGCCGTCGTTGTTCCTGCTGCTTTCAGCATTGATGTGTGTTGGGTAAGTGGCTGGATGTCCAACTATGGTCAATTATACAGATGGCAGATGGCGGGCTGCAATAAAGACTTAACAAATTGTGAGCCCTCACAAATATCTGTGCTTACATCGGCTGAACATAAAGAAAGTCTTGACTTAGGCAATTGAACACTGGAAAATTGTTTCTTCCTTTTAGAGGTGGGAGGATTTTATAATTGTGGTTATCTGAGAAAGTGATGAAATCTGGAAGAAAAGTAAGGGAAATATTAGATAGAATATGAGATCTCCTAGACAGTATTATTTAGGTAAAGTAACTAAAACCAAAgacatctttttttctttttttaattattatttgaacCAGTGTTTGAGCATTTACTCTTGTGCAAtgaaatttgtttcttttccaagttctttaattaaaaatctttGATCTTCTAATATGCTGACAATTGTAGTTCTGCAGACCTTCCATACAGGGGCCATGCAATAGTCCGGATGGAAACAACTTCTGGAGTTGTAGAGAGACAGTCATGAAGTGGGAACTGCTTCCCAAGACATATTCATTATCCTTTCCAAGCCAAAACATCTGCGTTGGTTCGAATCAGTGGAGCAGTTTGTAAGGCAGCCAAATCATCTGGATGCATGGAGTTGCATTATGCAATGTTCCTCTTCTGCTGCAGCTGGATTGTTGGGTTGTTTGCTTACATTTCTCAGCTTCCTAAAGCTTTCTacatttgaaaaaacaattggATATTTTCTGGGTATGGTAGAGAAGTGCTGAATTTTGGTCTTCATTTTAAGATGAAGAGAAATATACATGAATGCTCATTTTTGAAGATGATAAATTCTGGTCAAGTGCTgaatgtgcatttttttttccctcatttgAGACCACCAATTTGCTATTCTTTATCCATTTTGTgggattaaaaagaaaaatagtccAATTGCATAAGATAAAGGTAACCTGTCGAGATCATCCTATTAAATGAAGAACATGTGAAGGTCAAAGAGGTTAAGAGTTGGCCACTTGGGTTACCTCTCTTGCAGGTCTTGTTTCAGTGTCCagaagatggaaaaagaagaatgGGTCTTCCTTCTTGGATGGAAACGGAGAAGATGGTGAcatgttttgttttgtatttataGGATTAAGactatacatattttatttgatgttggagATGACATTAGGCTAAAGATGGGGGTGTTGGGGCCCACAAAGACAGCCAACTAGATGATTATGGTCACAAGAATTTTAATAATTAGCCTACTTTTCTTAACTTTTGAAACCCGTTTCCTACAATGACACATAAACATAATCATATATCAAAGCCAGCAAAGTTTGACCCCCCCACCACCATTTTTACCAATtcacacctctctctctctctctctctctctctctctctctatatatatatatatatatatatatatatatatatttcaatcattttttttatgaaattaattttttatgaaaaaacctTGTTTGAATaagtttttacaaaaataattttctattttaattttgtaaagatattgtaaatttaatttttatactcttttaaaaataaaattaattcgtaattataaataatttaaaaattaatagtttttagtaaaacatgaatagtaatattataataaaattataaattatatttttgatacAAAAATgctattttagtatatgttaaaaaatatggatattttaAGGAGAactgattgattttttttttttttgaaaaataataataataataatttgaaaataatatttgttaatgatattttatttaaaatgaataacaaataaaatttaatttttttaatatgtaaatgaGTCAACAATTACTAAcacaaaattctaaaatggtaatatgtaattaattggattggtttttgaattccaaattattcctaaaaattaaaaggttaattaagtaatttaaattattaattatgttttaattttgaatctatttacctagtgagaaaattcaaaaaatatagttgTGTATATAAGAAAAACAGTAAAGTCATAACTTATTAttatattagttttaaatttttattttttataatgattagattttttttttagttcttatttaatttaaaaaattttaacccattaataaattcaatataaaaatatcgcttaatttaaagtttatttttctagtgataaaacttaaaaaatataattatatgtaaaataataataataataatgtcatTATGCACCAATTTCTatctataaatttctaatattaataggttcaatatttaaatttcaaattatttttaaaaattattaaattcattaataaatcccatgtattaagttttgtttaatttatatttaatttatctgctgaaaaaaaaatgattctatataaataaaaatataaaaaaataaaaactatagtattttttgttcataaattttgttatttttaaaaattaattaataaatttaatgcattaaatcttatttaatttgaaatttatttttctaatatttttttaaatatggtttTATATATAAGAGAAACAAGAGTCAttataaattaatcaatttttatttatagatttgTATTGTTAAGTGGATCACTAggatttcaaattatttttataagttattCCACTCAATAATGGacattatttataattacattattcttattattattatatttatttattgcattaCTAATAATTGAATGGGTCCAATTTcatataagacaaaaaaaaaaatatctcccaCATTTTGTGATGACCTTTCCTCCTCCATTTAATTCATTCATCATGAATTCTACAACTACTTTGACCCTTTCtatatcattattatataagtaaaaataaatcattttctttttataaaataaccaTGGATTCATGAatcattgaatttatttttaaattaattagttatccattttaaaaaaacaaacaaatattaatTAACCAAAATTAATCAGAtaaatagatagataaataatttatatatatatatatatatatatatatatatatatatatatatatatatatatataataaaccacaaattgattaattttttaagctaattaattacccattaaaaaaaacaaacaaacaaccaaacattagataatt of Vitis vinifera cultivar Pinot Noir 40024 chromosome 17, ASM3070453v1 contains these proteins:
- the LOC100257067 gene encoding uncharacterized protein LOC100257067 isoform X2, yielding MGAIASNSSSPQNPTKMFSSSKSESDSSYDIEDLLQIETRCKQLKRETNMLRESQSESFELIRRLELHVRTLSEARSEDEKHIQELERELRNCSQEIDYLQDQLNARDAEVKCLGEHVHSLELKLADKDNLEDMVGRLMQELKRSNSECMLLMQELENKEVELQMSSLCIDKLEESISSVTLEFQCEMESMKLEMITLEQSCFEAKKLQDEASEEKTKMNGLIQEFQVQLQDAQKMIECLDKENKELRGKLKTSEMDAILLRQKIKEHSEEWLENKDESELKTQSSSGELESKFNLSTEMSTSAEVLVPLFPKLAVSATSDVGLKEKMEKMSHQIHGYELLVKQLKN
- the LOC100257067 gene encoding uncharacterized protein LOC100257067 isoform X1 produces the protein MGAIASNSSSPQNPTKMFSSSKSESDSSYDIEDLLQIETRCKQLKRETNMLRESQSESFELIRRLELHVRTLSEARSEDEKHIQELERELRNCSQEIDYLQDQLNARDAEVKCLGEHVHSLELKLADKDNLEDMVGRLMQELKRSNSECMLLMQELENKEVELQMSSLCIDKLEESISSVTLEFQCEMESMKLEMITLEQSCFEAKKLQDEASEEKTKMNGLIQEFQVQLQDAQKMIECLDKENKELRGKLKTSEMDAILLRQKIKEHSEEWLENKDESELKTQSSSGELESKFNLSTEMSTSAEVLVPLFPKLAVSATSDVGLKEKMEKMSHQIHGYELLVKQLKEELREEKLKAKEEAEDLAQEMAELRYQITGMLEEECKRRACIEQASLQRIAELEAQIQKEQTKSYAAIRRFREA